In one Flavobacteriales bacterium genomic region, the following are encoded:
- a CDS encoding lysylphosphatidylglycerol synthase domain-containing protein: MSRRTIQLIRWGVFLLAGTFLYLRLAGGTGGADLASAWALLGENEGALVIGGVMLLMLVNWGLESRKWRILVRQVEALSVGRAFAATIAGTSIGLITPNRVGEFVGRVLFLAPEHRVAASFATAVGSIAQFVTTVVLGLAGLMAMALRSGGEEAVPYAFGWIGLCGLVAAGTLLLYFNPDLLRAVLARVPVVRRWERHAGVLERFGPVLLLRVLGLSAARYAVFTLQFALLLGLLAGIGPGQSLPVIPAVFLLSTLIPTVMLTELGVRGSVAVALLAAGPASDQGVFIASLVLWVVNLAIPAVAGSLLLLVAKIRTTAS; encoded by the coding sequence GTGAGCCGACGCACCATCCAGCTGATACGGTGGGGCGTCTTCCTCCTGGCCGGCACGTTCCTCTACCTGCGCCTGGCGGGCGGCACGGGCGGGGCGGACCTGGCCTCCGCGTGGGCCCTGCTCGGTGAGAATGAGGGCGCCTTGGTGATCGGCGGGGTCATGCTCCTCATGCTGGTGAACTGGGGGCTGGAGTCCCGCAAATGGAGGATCCTGGTGCGCCAGGTGGAGGCGCTCTCCGTGGGGCGGGCCTTCGCTGCGACCATCGCGGGCACGAGCATCGGCCTCATCACGCCCAATCGGGTAGGGGAGTTCGTCGGGCGCGTGCTCTTCCTGGCTCCTGAGCACCGGGTCGCCGCCAGCTTCGCGACAGCGGTGGGCAGCATCGCCCAGTTCGTGACCACCGTGGTGCTGGGCCTGGCGGGCCTTATGGCCATGGCGCTGCGGAGCGGCGGTGAGGAGGCTGTGCCGTATGCCTTCGGATGGATCGGATTGTGCGGCCTGGTGGCGGCGGGCACGCTGCTCCTGTATTTCAACCCGGATCTCCTGCGCGCTGTGCTGGCCCGGGTGCCGGTCGTGCGGCGGTGGGAGCGCCATGCCGGGGTACTTGAGCGATTCGGCCCCGTTCTGCTGCTGCGGGTACTGGGCCTGAGCGCGGCGCGCTATGCGGTGTTCACCCTGCAGTTCGCGCTGCTCCTCGGCCTTCTGGCCGGGATCGGCCCGGGCCAGAGCCTGCCTGTGATCCCCGCCGTATTCCTCCTTTCCACGCTCATCCCCACGGTGATGCTGACCGAGTTGGGCGTGCGCGGTTCCGTGGCGGTGGCATTGCTGGCAGCCGGTCCGGCGAGCGACCAAGGCGTCTTCATCGCCAGCCTGGTGCTCTGGGTGGTGAACCTGGCGATCCCTGCCGTGGCCGGCAGCCTGCTGCTGCTCGTGGCGAAGATCCGAACGACCGCGTCATGA
- a CDS encoding glycosyltransferase, with protein sequence MTASILLAIGLFLLAAAQAAVIGRWRSALAERTEPAHGAAATLPRIAVVVPARDEEARIAAVLQDLHAQRYPRELVEVLVVDDASTDRTAAIAKGMQRTWPALQVLPSHGTGKKAAIATGVRAAGADLILLTDADVRFGPDRLRRIAEAMSATGSDMLILPVWTEGEGLIGRLQQEEQAALLGMAMGSACAGAPTLAYGANLAFRKGAFDAVGGYAGDRFASGDDLFLLRRLQQQGRPIGALFHPDALVTTPAVSGLRAFVAQRLRWAGKMSGAPAPMAVLGALALLWPWALAARTATFSLSAAMGQHGLLQVLLIAASWLLWLMPVVGLVGEARAAAGRPGHPFATVLACAAFAIYAPLLAVASMFVRPAWKGRRV encoded by the coding sequence ATGACCGCATCGATCCTGCTGGCTATCGGCCTGTTCCTCCTTGCTGCGGCCCAAGCGGCCGTCATCGGCAGGTGGCGATCGGCCTTGGCGGAGCGCACGGAGCCCGCGCACGGCGCTGCCGCAACCCTTCCGCGTATCGCCGTGGTAGTGCCCGCACGCGATGAGGAGGCCCGCATTGCCGCCGTGCTTCAGGATCTCCACGCCCAGCGCTACCCGCGGGAGCTCGTTGAGGTGCTGGTGGTGGATGACGCCAGCACGGACCGCACCGCCGCCATCGCCAAGGGCATGCAGCGCACCTGGCCGGCGCTGCAAGTGCTGCCCAGCCACGGGACCGGCAAGAAGGCCGCGATCGCCACCGGCGTGCGTGCGGCGGGCGCCGACCTCATCCTCCTCACCGATGCGGATGTGCGGTTCGGGCCTGACCGCTTGCGGCGGATCGCAGAGGCCATGTCCGCCACGGGCAGTGACATGCTCATCCTGCCGGTCTGGACGGAGGGTGAAGGCCTCATCGGCAGGCTGCAGCAGGAGGAGCAGGCGGCCCTGCTCGGCATGGCCATGGGCAGCGCATGCGCAGGTGCGCCCACACTGGCCTATGGCGCCAACCTCGCCTTCCGGAAAGGGGCTTTCGATGCCGTTGGCGGCTACGCGGGCGACCGCTTCGCGAGCGGTGATGACCTCTTCCTGCTCCGCCGACTCCAACAGCAGGGACGGCCCATCGGTGCGCTGTTCCATCCCGATGCCCTCGTCACCACCCCTGCAGTGTCCGGCCTACGCGCATTCGTCGCGCAGCGGCTCCGGTGGGCCGGCAAGATGAGCGGTGCACCGGCCCCGATGGCGGTGCTCGGCGCACTGGCCCTGCTCTGGCCTTGGGCCCTTGCCGCGCGCACCGCCACGTTCAGCCTGTCGGCCGCCATGGGCCAGCACGGATTGCTGCAGGTGCTGCTCATCGCCGCGTCCTGGCTGCTCTGGCTGATGCCAGTGGTGGGCCTGGTGGGCGAAGCAAGGGCCGCAGCAGGAAGGCCGGGCCATCCGTTCGCAACGGTGCTGGCCTGCGCGGCCTTCGCCATCTACGCTCCGCTGTTGGCCGTGGCCTCTATGTTCGTCCGGCCGGCATGGAAGGGGCGCCGGGTATGA
- a CDS encoding DUF3127 domain-containing protein, with amino-acid sequence MAQVTITGTVKVVGKTQQVSDKFSKRELVITEPSGQRPQHIPVEFTQDRTNLLDGFNPGDEVTVTCYVNGREWTGRDGVTKYFLSLSGNRIDRSGAAPAAGGYGSGTRQAAPPPTAADMPPITGGDEDDLPF; translated from the coding sequence ATGGCACAAGTCACCATCACCGGCACCGTGAAGGTGGTCGGCAAGACCCAACAGGTCAGCGACAAATTCAGCAAGCGCGAGCTCGTGATCACCGAGCCCAGCGGCCAGCGCCCGCAGCACATCCCGGTAGAGTTCACCCAGGACCGCACGAACCTCCTCGACGGGTTCAACCCCGGCGATGAGGTGACGGTGACCTGCTACGTGAACGGCCGCGAGTGGACCGGGCGCGACGGCGTCACCAAGTACTTCCTGAGCCTCAGCGGCAACCGCATCGACCGAAGCGGCGCAGCGCCCGCAGCTGGCGGGTATGGCAGCGGCACCCGGCAGGCCGCTCCTCCGCCCACCGCAGCCGATATGCCTCCCATCACCGGTGGCGACGAGGACGACCTGCCGTTCTGA
- a CDS encoding flavin reductase family protein, whose translation MHRFDPKALSIGALHGHLVGAIGPRPIALASTIDAQGRPNLSPFSFFNVFGANPPLMIFSPARRGRDNTTKHSFHNVKAVPEVVINVVTYAMVQQISVASGEYPDGVNEFEKSGLTPVASELVKPFRVKESPVQFECRVQQVIETGTGGGAGNLVICEVVMIHISDAVLGADGRIDQRRIDLVGRMGGHYYCRAHGDALFELEQPNTNYGVGVDALPPEARLSTILTGHELGMLGAARSIPDETSVNEYKLTELSDTFIALQDHPQDLLAALHSHAQQLLAQGRVEEAWKTLLAFNSR comes from the coding sequence ATGCACCGCTTCGACCCCAAAGCGCTCTCCATCGGCGCCCTGCATGGGCATCTGGTGGGCGCCATCGGCCCACGGCCCATCGCGCTCGCCAGCACCATCGATGCGCAGGGCCGGCCCAACCTGAGCCCCTTCAGCTTCTTCAACGTCTTCGGCGCCAATCCGCCGCTGATGATCTTCAGCCCGGCCCGCCGCGGCCGCGACAACACCACCAAGCACAGCTTCCATAACGTGAAGGCCGTGCCCGAGGTGGTGATCAACGTGGTGACCTATGCCATGGTGCAGCAGATCAGCGTGGCCAGCGGCGAATACCCCGATGGCGTGAACGAGTTCGAGAAGAGCGGGCTCACGCCGGTCGCATCGGAGCTGGTCAAGCCCTTCCGGGTGAAGGAGAGCCCCGTGCAGTTCGAGTGCCGCGTGCAGCAGGTGATCGAGACCGGTACCGGCGGGGGCGCCGGCAACCTGGTAATCTGCGAGGTGGTCATGATCCACATCAGCGACGCGGTGCTCGGCGCCGACGGCCGCATCGACCAGCGCCGCATCGACCTGGTGGGTCGCATGGGCGGGCACTACTACTGCCGCGCGCACGGCGATGCACTCTTCGAGCTGGAGCAGCCCAACACCAACTATGGCGTGGGCGTGGATGCTTTGCCGCCCGAAGCGCGGCTCAGCACGATCCTCACCGGCCATGAGCTGGGCATGCTCGGGGCCGCCCGCAGCATCCCCGACGAGACCAGCGTGAACGAGTACAAGCTCACCGAGCTGAGCGATACCTTCATCGCCCTGCAGGACCACCCGCAGGACCTCTTGGCCGCCTTGCACAGCCACGCCCAGCAGCTGCTGGCCCAGGGCCGCGTGGAGGAGGCGTGGAAGACCTTACTGGCATTCAACTCCCGATAA
- the tig gene encoding trigger factor, whose product MDILKEDTGALTATLKVKLTPDDYTPGLEKALKEQRKQAVLPGFRPGQVPMSLIRKRVGKALLVNEVERLIDESLRGYLQQHAIRVLGQPLPKNESVEGNDWDNPGTFEFAYEMGLAPSFEVELDRVKVEFPVVDVTDELVQREIDDMKRRFGRLEDAPASGEADMLLGDMIELKPDGTIQEGGIMHRATISLEFLEDATAKAALTGRAVGDEVVVDPHKVSRDHEDLARMLGVDHERVHQLNGNFLFRIVEIKRMVPAEVNQELFDRVYGKDALSDEAGFRARVKEGLEGMFRRDSDRIYKRLVMKALHEQARIDLPDAFLKRWIKETSEQPMTPEQVEEGYAGYAEGLRRKLVEDRVIEKYGLEAKGEEMDAFAKRYIADQFMQYGMPAPEDERLQQMAARMLGDREQLQRMRDAIVQQKLTIHFSTLLEPKEHRVSYDEFINLARTA is encoded by the coding sequence ATGGATATCCTCAAGGAAGACACTGGAGCGCTCACCGCCACCTTGAAGGTGAAGCTCACCCCCGACGATTACACCCCGGGCCTGGAGAAGGCCCTCAAGGAGCAGCGCAAGCAGGCCGTGCTACCCGGCTTCCGGCCGGGCCAGGTCCCGATGAGCCTGATCCGCAAGCGGGTGGGCAAGGCACTCCTGGTGAACGAGGTGGAGCGCCTCATCGACGAGAGCCTGCGGGGCTACCTCCAGCAGCACGCCATCCGCGTGCTGGGCCAGCCGTTGCCCAAGAACGAGAGCGTTGAGGGCAACGACTGGGACAACCCGGGCACCTTCGAGTTCGCCTACGAGATGGGCCTGGCGCCCTCCTTCGAGGTGGAGCTCGACCGGGTGAAGGTGGAGTTCCCCGTGGTGGACGTGACCGACGAGCTCGTGCAGCGCGAGATCGACGACATGAAGCGCCGGTTCGGGAGGCTGGAGGACGCCCCGGCGAGCGGCGAGGCCGACATGCTCCTGGGCGACATGATCGAGCTGAAGCCCGATGGCACCATCCAGGAGGGCGGCATCATGCATCGCGCCACCATCAGCCTCGAGTTCCTGGAGGACGCCACGGCCAAGGCAGCCCTCACGGGCAGGGCGGTGGGCGATGAGGTGGTGGTGGACCCCCACAAGGTGAGCCGTGATCACGAGGACCTTGCCCGCATGCTGGGGGTCGACCACGAGCGCGTCCACCAGTTGAATGGCAACTTCCTGTTCCGCATCGTGGAGATCAAGCGGATGGTGCCCGCCGAGGTCAACCAGGAGCTCTTCGACCGCGTGTACGGCAAGGATGCGTTGAGCGATGAGGCCGGGTTCCGCGCGCGGGTGAAGGAGGGGCTGGAGGGCATGTTCCGCCGCGACAGCGACCGCATCTACAAGCGCTTGGTGATGAAGGCGCTGCACGAGCAGGCACGCATCGACCTGCCCGATGCCTTCCTCAAGCGCTGGATCAAGGAGACCAGCGAGCAGCCGATGACCCCCGAGCAGGTGGAGGAGGGCTACGCGGGCTATGCCGAAGGCCTGAGGCGCAAGCTCGTGGAGGACCGCGTGATCGAGAAGTACGGCCTGGAGGCGAAGGGCGAGGAGATGGACGCCTTCGCCAAGCGCTACATCGCCGACCAGTTCATGCAGTACGGCATGCCCGCACCCGAGGACGAGCGGCTGCAGCAGATGGCGGCCCGCATGCTCGGCGACCGCGAGCAGCTCCAGCGCATGCGCGATGCCATCGTGCAGCAGAAGCTCACAATCCACTTCAGCACCCTGCTGGAGCCCAAGGAGCATCGGGTGAGCTACGATGAGTTCATAAACTTGGCCCGGACCGCATAA
- the clpP gene encoding ATP-dependent Clp endopeptidase proteolytic subunit ClpP — MFPKDEFLKYAVKHRGISSTALGGYITSSMTPYIIEERQLNVAQMDVFSRLMMDRIIFLGTAINDQVANIIQAQLLFLESVDAKKDIQIYLNSPGGGVYAGLGIYDTMQYINPDVATICTGMAASMGAVLLCAGAKGKRSALKHARVMIHQPMGGAEGQASDMEITVNEIKKLKKELYEIISSHSGQPFDRVEKDGDRDYWMIAEEAKAYGMIDELLVKHK; from the coding sequence ATGTTCCCCAAGGACGAATTCCTCAAGTACGCGGTGAAGCACCGCGGTATCAGCAGCACCGCGCTGGGCGGCTACATCACCAGCTCGATGACCCCTTACATCATCGAAGAGCGCCAGCTGAATGTGGCGCAGATGGACGTCTTCAGCCGCCTGATGATGGACCGCATCATCTTCCTCGGCACCGCCATCAACGACCAGGTGGCCAACATCATCCAGGCGCAGCTGCTCTTCCTGGAGAGCGTGGATGCCAAGAAGGACATCCAGATTTACCTGAACAGCCCGGGCGGCGGGGTGTATGCCGGACTGGGCATCTACGACACCATGCAGTACATCAACCCTGACGTGGCCACGATCTGCACCGGCATGGCCGCCAGCATGGGCGCCGTGCTGCTCTGCGCCGGGGCCAAGGGCAAGCGCAGCGCGTTGAAGCATGCGCGCGTGATGATCCACCAGCCCATGGGCGGCGCCGAGGGCCAGGCCAGCGACATGGAGATTACGGTGAACGAGATCAAGAAGCTGAAGAAGGAGCTGTACGAGATCATCAGCAGCCACAGTGGGCAGCCCTTCGACCGGGTGGAGAAGGACGGCGATCGCGACTATTGGATGATCGCCGAGGAGGCCAAAGCCTACGGCATGATCGATGAGCTCTTGGTCAAGCACAAGTAA